One window of Perca fluviatilis chromosome 12, GENO_Pfluv_1.0, whole genome shotgun sequence genomic DNA carries:
- the LOC120569808 gene encoding gap junction alpha-8 protein-like gives MGDWSFLGNILEEVNEHSTVIGRVWLTVLFIFRILILGTAAEFVWGDEQSDYVCNTQQPGCENVCYDEAFPISHIRLWVLQIIFVSTPSLVYVGHAVHHVHMEEKRKEREEAELSRQQELSEERLPLAPDQGSVRTTKETSTKGSKKFRLEGTLLRTYICHIIFKTLFEVGFVVGQYFLYGFRILPLYKCSRWPCPNTVDCFVSRPTEKTVFIIFMLAVACVSLFLNFVEISHLGLKKIRFVFRKPAPAPAQGEGSAPLPPQGKSLPPLAVPSLQRAKGYKLLEEEKVPITHLYPLAEVGMEAGRGAPPFPGLQEKVEEVLPMGDISKVYDETLPSYAQTTETAGVTLHEEEAEEVQPAKVEAERVEEVVDDDVEVEEAVKGEGAGMEATDTIEDTRPLSRLSKASSRARSDDLTV, from the coding sequence ATGGGTGACTGGAGCTTTCTGGGTAATATTTTAGAGGAAGTTAACGAGCACTCTACGGTGATCGGCCGGGTGTGGCTCACGGTGCTCTTCATCTTCCGTATCCTCATTCTGGGCACGGCGGCGGAGTTTGTGTGGGGCGATGAGCAGTCTGACTATGTCTGCAACACACAGCAGCCCGGATGTGAAAATGTGTGCTACGACGAGGCCTTCCCCATCTCCCACATCCGCCTGTGGGTGCTGCAGATCATTTTTGTGTCCACACCATCTCTGGTGTACGTGGGTCATGCTGTGCACCATGTCCACATGGAGGAGAAACGCAAAGAGCGAGAGGAGGCAGAACTTAGCCGGCAGCAGGAGCTGAGTGAGGAGCGTCTCCCTCTGGCACCTGACCAGGGAAGTGTCCGCACCACTAAGGAGACCAGCACAAAAGGAAGCAAGAAGTTCCGGCTGGAGGGCACACTGCTGAGGACCTACATCTGCCACATCATCTTCAAGACACTGTTTGAGGTGGGCTTCGTGGTGGGCCAGTACTTCCTGTATGGCTTCCGCATCCTGCCACTGTACAAATGCAGCCGCTGGCCCTGCCCCAATACAGTTGACTGCTTTGTGTCTCGCCCCACGGAGAAGACCGTCTTCATCATCTTTATGTTGGCTGTCGCCTGTGTCTCACTCTTCCTCAACTTTGTGGAGATCAGTCACCTGGGCCTGAAGAAGATTCGCTTTGTCTTTCGCAAGCCGGCCCCCGCCCCAGCCCAAGGTGAGGGCTCGGCCCCCCTGCCGCCACAAGGGAAGAGCCTGCCCCCCCTGGCTGTGCCCTCCCTGCAGAGAGCGAAAGGTTACaagctgctggaggaggagaaagtTCCCATAACTCACCTCTATCCACTGGCTGAGGTGGGCATGGAGGCTGGCAGAGGGGCCCCACCCTTCCCGGGGCTGCAGGAGAAGGTGGAGGAGGTGCTGCCCATGGGGGACATCTCTAAGGTGTATGATGAGACTCTGCCCTCCTACGCCCAGACCACTGAAACAGCGGGGGTGACATTACAcgaggaggaggcagaggaggtgCAGCCGGCCAAGGTGGAAGCAGAGAGAGTGGAGGAggttgttgatgatgatgtggaGGTAGAGGAAGCAGTGAAAGGGGAGGGGGCAGGGATGGAGGCCACGGATACGATAGAAGACACCAGACCACTGAGCCGACTGAGCAAAGCCAGCAGCAGGGCCAGGTCAGACGATCTCACCGTATGA
- the LOC120569809 gene encoding uncharacterized protein LOC120569809: MQIQILTTTGGMEDSCKYLGINRTCSLICCMFWIFSPAEGNTISQVVGTKVTLPCKNESKLGQLTWKMNEDILFTYNPKIHLHKSSKALNLSISMSMSERQMYALVIERVQKSHTANYTCEISTSNGIESQRWELIITEREEAGHMDKLVIAVAAVVPCVCLLTFALAFIILQRVCKKRAEDQEQEEDIYENCLEGQRRGFNQPHHNKPWAH; encoded by the exons ATGCAGATACAGATACTCACTACTACTG GTGGGATGGAGGATTCTTGTAAATATTTGGGCATCAACAGGACCTGTTCTCTGATATGTTGCATGTTCTGGATTTTCTCACCAGCAG AAGGAAACACCATCTCACAGGTGGTTGGCACCAAAGTGACCCTGCCCTGCAAGAACGAGTCAAAGTTGGGTCAGCTGACATGGAAAATGAACGAGGATATCCTGTTTACTTACAATCCAAAGATACACTTACACAAGAGTTCAAAAGCTCTCAACCTGAGCATAAGTATGTCTATGTCAGAGAGACAAATGTACGCTCTGGTCATAGAGAGAGTCCAGAAGTCTCATACAGCAAATTACACTTGTGAGATCAGCACGTCCAATGGAATTGAAAGTCAGAGGTGGGAGCTGATAATAACAG AGCGTGAGGAAGCTGGACATATGGACAAGCTAGTGATTGCTGTGGCAGCTGTTGttccttgtgtgtgtctcctgacCTTTGCATTAGCTTTCATCATTCTGCAAAGAGTCTGCAAAAAACGTGCAGA GGATCAAGAGCAAGAAGAAGATATTTATGAAAACTGCCTGGAAGGTCAACGACGCGGCTTTAATCAGCCTCACCATAACAAACCATGGGCTCACTGA